The Algoriphagus sanaruensis genome window below encodes:
- the aroQ gene encoding type II 3-dehydroquinate dehydratase, whose translation MKIQIINGPNLNLLGKREPEIYGSETFEDYFENLKKRFPQVELHYFQSNVEGELINKIHEVGFSFDAILLNAGGYTHTSVAISDAISGVTTPTLEVHISNIYKREEFRHKSIISKSCVGMIAGLGLKGYELGVMYFLNSPNL comes from the coding sequence TTGAAAATTCAAATTATCAATGGCCCGAATCTCAATCTTCTCGGCAAAAGAGAACCGGAGATTTATGGGAGTGAGACTTTTGAAGATTACTTCGAAAACCTCAAAAAGCGCTTTCCCCAAGTGGAGCTCCACTATTTTCAAAGCAATGTGGAAGGCGAATTGATCAATAAAATCCACGAAGTGGGTTTTTCCTTTGATGCCATTTTACTCAATGCGGGAGGGTATACCCATACTTCGGTAGCCATTTCCGATGCTATTTCTGGAGTGACAACACCCACCTTGGAAGTCCATATTTCCAATATTTATAAACGTGAGGAATTCCGACACAAAAGCATCATTTCAAAATCTTGTGTGGGAATGATTGCTGGCCTCGGTTTAAAAGGGTATGAATTGGGCGTGATGTACTTTCTAAATTCTCCAAACCTATGA
- a CDS encoding outer membrane beta-barrel protein → MHSLHFRLLLLILLIPTLGFSQLSVGIRGGATSSSYSYQPAAGIRTRSVDGIGAPTFALVAEYFSSKNAGVEVNIQKITLGFRQFNDANEFNQTEFDYLKVPFLASFFAGRSGRFQVKFGPHLGYLLKARDVARNYSDGLFPQLPTYGTAADQPKTLMYGMTAGAGISKLFGKSTLSAEIRFAYDFTNPESQDRIYDLNSTNLELTIAYLFRVKERPSEK, encoded by the coding sequence ATGCATTCGCTTCACTTTCGACTCCTTCTTCTGATTCTACTTATTCCTACCTTGGGATTTTCTCAATTAAGTGTGGGAATCAGAGGAGGTGCCACCTCTAGTAGCTATTCCTATCAACCTGCTGCGGGAATTCGAACCCGATCTGTGGATGGCATTGGCGCCCCCACTTTTGCTTTGGTAGCCGAATATTTCAGCTCAAAAAATGCCGGAGTCGAAGTAAATATTCAAAAAATCACCTTAGGCTTCCGGCAGTTCAATGATGCTAATGAGTTCAATCAAACTGAATTTGATTATCTGAAAGTCCCTTTTCTGGCAAGCTTCTTTGCCGGAAGATCTGGTAGATTTCAGGTGAAATTTGGCCCTCATTTAGGCTATCTGTTAAAAGCACGAGATGTAGCGCGCAATTATTCGGATGGCTTGTTTCCCCAACTGCCTACCTATGGAACTGCCGCCGATCAGCCTAAAACCCTGATGTATGGCATGACAGCCGGAGCTGGCATTTCTAAGCTTTTTGGAAAAAGTACGCTGAGTGCCGAGATTCGATTTGCCTATGATTTTACAAATCCAGAATCTCAGGACAGAATCTATGATCTTAACTCCACCAATTTGGAATTGACCATCGCCTACCTCTTTCGAGTTAAGGAACGCCCTTCCGAAAAGTAG
- a CDS encoding TonB-dependent receptor, producing MLSFLKHPLAILLYLLPLISLAQTGTITGVVKDAETGETLPFCNVFVNNTTISTVTDMDGKYTLSGLEAGPVELGFSFMGYQAETKRVTLNSDGIITVNLSMKPFAQDLSDVEIKASRDKAWERELKKFENLFIGIDEAATKTSILNPWVIDFPSSPDKGAFVAKSSQPIEIENQYLGYKVTFDLKDFYDSPTNFRIAGAARFEELKPESESQRSVWEKNRADVYRKSPMNMFRSMLNNTYEREGFFLYGDKAGGSASMNMRSDIFANELGKSVVPYKATPLVEPATPLGTYWINLKGRIEIHYQKGFAQANTYRDAPYPISWLEVSGGKVKVKENGMVLNSENLVFSGDMDRKRISNLLPLDYNAEKAILLQDLAKTAKNYQEKVYLHTDKPYYYAGDQLFFKGYFAYGNPYLKDELSKVLHVELISTERDIILEKKFPIVEGVTVGDFYLPDTLNGDGYFIRAYTNWMRNYGPDHYFLEPISVLNPYKRIRTEDANLQEEHRGIKAEIIPSQFGPRQQVTVQLSVTDEDGRPVSSRLSAGVWDGDQLVPRARSSKMKDRLGLQKVPESLGIDRFSYPIEKSLSINGLVTDEKGKGTSAEITAFVNDFQGMIELTSNGNGEFALEEMEFYGPLKLAFTAADKKGKPFKIVLNPPLAAPIALPSNPIFPKTTTLAKPVREPETELTQAVKRDSTSTNRKPAIYGEPDFVITGEQLTKTGNTSDLVNSLSAQVPGMRVTTVGASGQQNIRIRGGAVTASGIMEPIVMINGVIRSSTGLTTAADNLRTINPFDIDRVEVVNRTVSTLGDQGKNGVIAVYLKENLSENPSLNGLGKGLQEFTLQGYQPQGNFINLDYSQINEPVEKDDRQTLYWNPYLVTDDRGKLTFTFYSNDSPGPVVIEIRGLTAEGEVVTGTFILRSK from the coding sequence ATGCTATCATTTTTAAAACACCCCCTAGCAATACTTTTGTACTTGCTTCCGCTGATTTCTTTAGCCCAAACCGGTACCATCACCGGAGTGGTCAAAGATGCAGAAACAGGAGAAACTCTTCCCTTTTGCAATGTCTTTGTGAATAATACCACCATCTCAACCGTGACGGATATGGATGGAAAATATACCCTTTCAGGACTCGAAGCCGGCCCCGTGGAGTTGGGATTTTCTTTTATGGGATACCAGGCAGAAACCAAGAGAGTCACCCTGAACTCAGATGGCATCATCACAGTCAATCTTTCCATGAAGCCATTTGCCCAAGATCTTTCAGATGTGGAAATAAAAGCCTCACGAGATAAAGCCTGGGAACGGGAACTGAAAAAGTTTGAAAATCTTTTTATCGGAATCGACGAAGCAGCCACCAAAACTTCAATTCTCAATCCTTGGGTCATCGACTTTCCTAGCTCTCCGGACAAAGGTGCCTTTGTGGCAAAATCGTCTCAACCCATTGAAATTGAAAATCAATATCTCGGCTATAAGGTCACCTTTGACCTCAAAGACTTTTACGACTCACCCACCAATTTTCGAATAGCTGGCGCTGCAAGATTTGAGGAACTGAAGCCCGAATCGGAATCACAGCGCAGTGTCTGGGAAAAAAACAGGGCAGACGTCTATCGAAAATCACCCATGAATATGTTCCGATCCATGCTCAACAATACCTATGAGCGTGAGGGTTTTTTCTTGTACGGAGATAAAGCTGGAGGCTCTGCCAGCATGAATATGCGCTCAGACATCTTTGCCAATGAACTTGGAAAATCAGTCGTGCCCTACAAAGCAACTCCTCTCGTTGAACCGGCAACTCCCTTGGGAACTTATTGGATCAATCTAAAAGGCCGAATCGAAATCCATTATCAAAAAGGCTTTGCTCAAGCAAACACTTACAGAGATGCTCCTTATCCTATTTCTTGGCTTGAAGTGAGTGGGGGAAAAGTGAAGGTGAAAGAAAACGGAATGGTGCTTAATTCAGAAAATCTGGTCTTCTCAGGGGACATGGATCGGAAGCGAATCTCCAATTTGCTGCCTTTGGATTACAATGCCGAAAAGGCGATTTTGCTGCAGGACCTTGCCAAAACAGCCAAAAACTATCAGGAGAAAGTTTATTTACATACAGACAAGCCCTATTACTACGCCGGAGATCAATTGTTTTTCAAAGGCTATTTCGCCTATGGAAATCCGTATCTCAAAGACGAACTCAGCAAAGTTCTCCATGTGGAATTAATCAGCACAGAGCGTGATATCATTCTGGAGAAAAAATTCCCGATAGTTGAGGGGGTAACTGTTGGAGATTTTTACTTACCCGACACCCTGAATGGAGATGGCTATTTCATTCGAGCCTACACCAATTGGATGAGAAACTATGGCCCAGACCATTACTTTCTAGAACCCATTTCGGTTCTGAATCCTTATAAACGAATCCGTACTGAAGATGCTAATCTTCAAGAAGAACACCGCGGAATTAAAGCTGAAATTATTCCTTCTCAATTTGGGCCTAGACAACAAGTAACCGTACAGCTGAGTGTCACCGACGAGGATGGCAGACCAGTTTCCTCCAGGCTTTCAGCTGGAGTTTGGGATGGTGATCAGCTTGTCCCTCGTGCGAGATCCTCAAAAATGAAGGACCGACTCGGCCTTCAAAAGGTCCCTGAAAGTCTCGGAATAGATCGTTTCTCTTATCCCATCGAAAAAAGCCTTTCGATCAATGGTTTGGTGACGGATGAAAAAGGAAAAGGAACAAGTGCTGAGATCACGGCATTTGTCAATGATTTTCAAGGAATGATCGAATTGACCTCTAATGGAAATGGGGAATTTGCATTGGAAGAAATGGAGTTTTATGGTCCTTTGAAACTCGCCTTTACGGCAGCCGATAAAAAAGGAAAGCCATTTAAGATTGTGCTCAATCCTCCATTAGCAGCACCTATCGCGCTTCCGAGCAATCCGATTTTTCCAAAAACAACCACCTTGGCAAAGCCTGTTCGAGAACCAGAGACAGAACTTACACAGGCAGTAAAACGGGATTCTACCTCCACCAATCGGAAGCCTGCAATATACGGGGAACCTGATTTTGTGATTACTGGGGAGCAGTTGACCAAAACTGGTAATACCTCAGACCTAGTCAATAGCCTTTCCGCTCAGGTACCTGGGATGCGAGTGACTACAGTCGGTGCATCTGGACAACAAAACATCCGGATCAGAGGAGGTGCTGTGACGGCCAGTGGCATTATGGAGCCTATCGTTATGATCAATGGGGTGATTCGATCTTCTACTGGACTAACCACGGCAGCTGATAATCTTAGAACGATCAACCCATTTGACATTGATCGGGTAGAAGTTGTCAACCGAACCGTATCCACCCTCGGAGATCAAGGTAAAAATGGCGTAATCGCAGTTTATCTGAAAGAAAATCTAAGTGAGAATCCCTCTTTAAATGGGCTAGGTAAAGGATTGCAGGAATTCACCCTACAAGGTTACCAACCTCAGGGTAATTTCATCAATTTAGACTATAGCCAGATTAATGAGCCTGTGGAAAAAGATGACCGACAAACACTGTACTGGAATCCTTATTTGGTTACCGATGACCGAGGTAAATTAACCTTCACCTTCTATTCCAATGACTCGCCTGGTCCGGTAGTGATTGAAATCAGAGGTCTGACTGCTGAGGGAGAAGTCGTGACTGGAACCTTTATTTTACGGTCCAAATAG
- a CDS encoding carboxypeptidase-like regulatory domain-containing protein produces MRSFALLVHILFLPLFVHAQSAEIRGKISATHPENPLPEVHIFIPGTTFQSFSDSSGNFLLSGIPDGKWAIQARLSGYQVFSDSILVKPNETPSLTIKLPKKTKTSISESSISKSKREKLTETFLAKVAIEPIDEVAILNPDSLVFSTENKSTRTSARGPIFISNPQTGYLVTVYFDPFELETSEVIGLTYTYFELPDTNLDPEIRKKVRLDRYENSPASFLAQLMEGKSTKFDQDLQPKISFAPNPGDYLLEFSNPFYVTLPNGKKAGLAYKGTSLGVKLNGSPSNLNEVAFEGHWTNSNPVSSLPSNFNGDRLVRLANVEKDPEFMEERVYVHTDRKSYWPGENLYFKAYLGYQNPLLADELSRVLHVELVDTAGYSWLHQVHPIDHGVSLGSIALPKDVSESTNLFLRAYTAWSRNYPEGVFYQPLQIASHFRKSQSQPIQQISNGVSIFSDKPSYEGRESVKLSLMVLDEQGKPINANLSVAILDLNQASYIPDWQNISDRLEQNPEKNLSSVEPKFDIEKGIILEGKLMDSGGTPKSGRVKAFINGYEDIREFRTDAEGRFVMPQSTFTDDFEINLQATDREGNPIRDIQLSIKNYPDTLIPKEVVFPKIENREQTPSVDFGSQIPLDADEVLLSEALIEDKKVPSIGPMIYGNPDNVVETKNLFLNGTPIQFIYALAGKVPGMLIAGTPPSIRFRGGEPLVLVNGSPMNTPGNGGLGASSGQTAYTIISQIDIFSIERVEVIKRLVPQYGDLGRNGIISIILKNGMDMVSAREASLNNFTLFKLKGLQSSDDFPDAEKSRLENPTLSPFRPTLFWKDEVITSQNQMTTSFSFQTNDKPGPILVDIRGITEFGKPISGTFILNQHLLSEN; encoded by the coding sequence ATGAGATCTTTTGCGCTATTAGTTCATATTCTCTTTCTCCCCCTTTTTGTACATGCCCAGAGTGCTGAAATTAGGGGGAAGATTTCCGCAACTCACCCAGAAAATCCACTTCCAGAAGTCCATATTTTTATTCCAGGTACGACTTTCCAATCTTTTTCTGACTCAAGCGGAAACTTCCTCCTTTCTGGAATTCCGGATGGAAAATGGGCAATTCAAGCAAGATTATCCGGATATCAGGTGTTCTCTGACAGTATTTTGGTCAAGCCCAATGAAACGCCAAGTCTAACAATCAAGCTACCTAAAAAAACCAAAACAAGCATTTCTGAATCGTCCATCTCAAAGAGTAAAAGGGAGAAATTGACAGAAACGTTTCTGGCTAAAGTGGCAATCGAACCAATTGATGAAGTAGCAATTCTCAACCCGGACAGCTTGGTATTTTCGACTGAAAACAAATCAACAAGAACATCCGCACGAGGCCCCATCTTTATTTCTAACCCTCAGACAGGATACCTAGTCACGGTCTATTTTGATCCCTTTGAACTCGAAACATCTGAAGTAATCGGACTAACCTATACTTATTTCGAACTTCCGGATACTAACCTAGACCCCGAAATCCGGAAAAAAGTAAGATTAGATCGGTATGAGAATTCTCCGGCTTCCTTCCTAGCCCAATTGATGGAAGGGAAATCCACCAAATTTGATCAAGATCTTCAGCCCAAAATTTCGTTTGCCCCCAACCCAGGGGACTATCTACTGGAGTTTTCGAACCCATTTTATGTCACGCTTCCAAATGGAAAGAAGGCAGGATTAGCGTATAAAGGAACTTCCTTGGGCGTCAAACTTAATGGGAGTCCTAGCAATTTGAATGAAGTAGCTTTTGAAGGGCATTGGACAAATTCGAATCCCGTCAGCAGTCTACCTTCCAATTTTAATGGGGATCGATTGGTTCGACTCGCCAATGTGGAGAAAGACCCGGAATTCATGGAAGAAAGAGTCTATGTTCATACGGATCGAAAAAGTTATTGGCCTGGGGAAAACCTCTATTTCAAAGCTTACCTAGGCTATCAAAACCCGCTTTTGGCAGATGAACTGAGCAGGGTATTACATGTAGAACTCGTCGACACTGCTGGCTACAGTTGGCTACACCAAGTCCACCCAATTGATCATGGGGTAAGTTTGGGATCCATCGCTTTACCCAAGGATGTATCCGAATCCACCAATCTTTTTCTTCGGGCTTATACTGCTTGGAGTAGGAACTATCCTGAAGGTGTTTTTTATCAACCCCTCCAAATCGCCAGTCATTTTAGAAAATCTCAAAGTCAGCCTATTCAACAAATTTCCAATGGCGTATCCATCTTTTCTGATAAGCCTTCTTACGAGGGTCGAGAGTCTGTCAAATTATCGCTGATGGTTTTAGACGAACAGGGAAAGCCCATCAATGCAAACCTATCGGTAGCAATTCTAGATTTAAATCAAGCCTCCTATATCCCTGATTGGCAAAACATCTCCGATCGATTAGAACAAAATCCAGAAAAAAACTTGTCCTCGGTCGAGCCCAAATTTGACATAGAAAAAGGGATTATTCTCGAAGGGAAACTCATGGACTCAGGAGGTACCCCAAAATCAGGGAGAGTCAAAGCTTTTATCAATGGGTACGAGGATATCCGAGAATTCAGAACAGATGCTGAGGGTAGGTTTGTCATGCCCCAATCGACATTTACAGATGATTTCGAAATTAACCTTCAGGCTACCGATCGAGAAGGAAACCCCATCCGAGACATTCAGCTTTCGATCAAAAATTATCCAGATACCTTGATTCCCAAGGAGGTTGTTTTTCCTAAAATCGAGAATCGCGAACAAACTCCATCCGTGGATTTTGGAAGTCAAATCCCCTTGGATGCAGATGAAGTTTTACTTTCTGAAGCCCTTATTGAAGACAAAAAAGTGCCATCCATTGGGCCTATGATCTATGGGAATCCAGACAATGTGGTAGAAACCAAAAACCTCTTTTTGAATGGAACTCCGATTCAGTTTATTTATGCCCTAGCCGGAAAAGTCCCTGGGATGTTGATCGCAGGCACACCCCCATCTATCCGGTTTCGGGGTGGAGAGCCTTTGGTTTTAGTGAATGGTTCGCCAATGAACACCCCCGGAAATGGAGGTTTGGGAGCAAGTTCAGGACAGACTGCTTACACGATAATCAGCCAAATAGACATTTTTTCGATAGAGCGGGTAGAGGTCATCAAGCGTCTTGTTCCTCAATACGGGGATTTGGGCAGAAACGGGATTATCTCGATTATCCTTAAGAATGGAATGGACATGGTCAGCGCACGAGAGGCTTCCCTGAATAATTTCACATTGTTCAAATTGAAAGGATTGCAATCAAGTGATGATTTTCCGGATGCGGAGAAATCAAGATTGGAAAACCCAACCCTTTCCCCTTTCCGACCAACCCTCTTTTGGAAGGATGAAGTGATCACCTCCCAAAATCAAATGACCACCTCTTTTTCCTTCCAAACCAACGATAAGCCAGGACCAATTTTGGTAGATATCCGTGGAATTACCGAATTTGGAAAACCAATTTCAGGCACCTTTATTCTGAATCAACATCTCCTATCTGAAAACTAA
- the gltX gene encoding glutamate--tRNA ligase, with translation MNREVRVRFAPSPTGALHIGGVRTALYNYLFAKKHGGKFLLRIEDTDQNRFVPGAEDYIRESLDWLGITPDESPWKPGEVGPYRQSERKEMYMQYALDLVEKGHAYYAFDTAEELEAMRERLTAARVVQPQYNGITRMQMKNSLTLPADEVKARLESGDPYVIRVKIPLKEDVRLNDMIRGWVMVHTSTLDDKVLMKSDGMPTYHLANIVDDHLMGITHVIRGEEWLPSAPLHVLLYRFLGWESTMPQFAHLPLLLKPDGNGKLSKRDGDKLGFPVFPLNWTDPFTNEKSSGFREKGYLPDAFLNFLAFLGWNPGDEREIFSVEELVEAFSIERIGKAGTKFDIAKANWYNEQYIRNKPNTALENFLIEDAKAEGIEISSEKANAILNLLKERVVFPSDFWRDSKFIFIAPMAFDQDVAAKKWNADAITVLTAYAAALDQVTTAFDASQAKSLLEQTAETAGIKLGKIMQAVRLAVTGMGAGPDLMEVFAILGPKELAQRIRFALEKLSIPS, from the coding sequence ATGAATAGAGAAGTTCGCGTACGATTTGCTCCTTCACCTACAGGTGCTTTACACATTGGTGGAGTTCGGACAGCCTTATACAATTACCTTTTTGCCAAAAAACACGGTGGAAAGTTTCTTCTTCGAATTGAGGATACAGATCAAAACCGCTTTGTTCCGGGTGCGGAGGATTACATTCGGGAGTCTTTGGATTGGTTAGGAATCACTCCTGACGAAAGCCCTTGGAAGCCAGGAGAAGTCGGTCCTTACCGTCAATCTGAGCGAAAGGAAATGTATATGCAGTATGCACTTGACCTCGTTGAGAAAGGTCACGCCTACTACGCATTTGATACTGCTGAGGAATTAGAGGCTATGCGTGAGCGATTGACTGCGGCCCGAGTCGTACAGCCTCAATACAATGGCATCACTCGAATGCAAATGAAAAATTCATTGACTCTTCCGGCAGACGAAGTCAAAGCCCGGTTGGAGTCAGGAGATCCCTATGTGATCCGAGTGAAAATCCCATTGAAAGAAGATGTTCGACTCAATGATATGATTAGAGGATGGGTAATGGTGCATACCAGTACCTTGGATGATAAAGTCCTCATGAAGTCAGACGGCATGCCTACTTATCATTTGGCCAATATCGTCGATGATCATTTGATGGGAATTACCCATGTGATTCGAGGCGAAGAGTGGCTCCCATCGGCGCCACTCCACGTTCTGCTTTATCGCTTTTTGGGATGGGAAAGTACCATGCCCCAATTTGCCCACTTGCCTCTTTTGCTGAAGCCTGACGGAAATGGTAAGCTTTCCAAAAGGGATGGAGATAAACTTGGCTTCCCAGTTTTCCCATTAAATTGGACTGACCCATTTACAAATGAGAAGTCGAGTGGATTTCGTGAAAAAGGCTATTTGCCAGATGCCTTTCTTAATTTCCTCGCATTTTTGGGTTGGAACCCAGGCGATGAACGGGAAATTTTCTCAGTTGAGGAACTGGTCGAAGCATTCTCCATTGAGCGAATTGGAAAGGCTGGAACCAAGTTTGACATCGCAAAAGCCAACTGGTATAACGAACAGTACATTCGTAACAAACCAAATACAGCATTGGAGAACTTCTTAATTGAGGATGCAAAAGCAGAAGGAATCGAAATTTCTTCCGAAAAGGCTAACGCTATTCTCAATCTTTTGAAAGAGCGCGTAGTATTCCCCTCCGATTTTTGGAGAGATAGTAAATTTATCTTCATTGCACCAATGGCTTTTGACCAAGATGTAGCTGCCAAAAAATGGAATGCCGATGCAATTACCGTTTTGACTGCTTATGCCGCAGCCTTGGATCAAGTAACCACCGCATTCGATGCCAGTCAGGCTAAATCCCTTCTCGAACAAACCGCAGAAACAGCGGGAATCAAACTAGGAAAGATCATGCAAGCCGTACGACTAGCAGTAACAGGAATGGGAGCAGGTCCTGATTTGATGGAAGTTTTTGCCATTTTGGGACCAAAAGAATTAGCCCAGCGTATCAGATTTGCGTTAGAAAAGTTGTCCATCCCATCCTAA
- the rplS gene encoding 50S ribosomal protein L19 yields MSDLMKIVEAEYSDVRSKFPSFKSGDTINVHVRIKEGNKERIQQFQGTVIQRKNPNSMGETFTVRKISNGVGVERIFPILSPSIEQIDLVREGKVRRARLFYLRGRQGKAARIKENIRAKH; encoded by the coding sequence ATGAGCGATCTAATGAAAATTGTAGAAGCGGAATACAGCGATGTAAGATCAAAATTCCCTTCTTTCAAATCCGGTGATACCATCAACGTACACGTACGTATCAAAGAAGGTAACAAGGAGCGTATCCAGCAGTTCCAAGGAACTGTAATTCAGCGCAAAAACCCTAACTCAATGGGCGAAACCTTCACAGTACGGAAAATCTCCAATGGAGTAGGTGTGGAGCGTATCTTCCCAATTCTTTCTCCTTCTATCGAGCAAATTGACTTGGTAAGAGAAGGTAAAGTAAGAAGAGCTCGTCTATTCTATCTTAGAGGACGTCAGGGTAAAGCTGCACGTATCAAAGAAAATATCAGAGCAAAACACTAA
- the trmD gene encoding tRNA (guanosine(37)-N1)-methyltransferase TrmD yields the protein MHIDIISVVPGLLEGPFSHSILKRAEEKGLASVRVHNLRDYATGKQKQVDDYAFGGGAGMVMMIEPIARCIESLQKERSYDEIIYMTPDGETFDQPMANTLSMKKNLLILCGHYKGVDQRVRDRFITKEISIGDFVLSGGELAAAVIADAVIRLIPGVLNDETSALTDSFQDNLLAPPVYTRPAEYDGMTVPEVLLSGHEAKISEWRFEASVRRTREKRPDLLKGSGWE from the coding sequence ATGCATATCGATATCATTTCGGTAGTGCCTGGACTTTTGGAAGGACCATTTTCACACTCCATTCTTAAACGAGCGGAAGAAAAAGGACTTGCATCTGTTCGAGTACACAACTTGAGAGATTATGCTACCGGCAAACAAAAGCAGGTAGACGATTATGCATTTGGTGGTGGTGCTGGTATGGTCATGATGATCGAGCCTATTGCTCGGTGCATCGAAAGCCTCCAAAAAGAACGGTCATACGATGAAATCATCTACATGACACCTGACGGAGAAACCTTTGATCAACCGATGGCCAATACCCTTTCCATGAAAAAAAATCTACTCATTCTTTGTGGACACTACAAAGGAGTTGATCAGCGGGTTAGGGATCGGTTTATCACCAAAGAAATCAGCATAGGGGATTTTGTCCTCTCTGGCGGGGAACTAGCCGCTGCAGTTATTGCAGATGCAGTCATCCGACTGATTCCTGGAGTACTTAATGATGAAACGTCAGCATTGACGGATTCCTTCCAAGATAATTTGCTCGCCCCACCGGTATATACCCGGCCTGCGGAATACGATGGAATGACTGTTCCTGAAGTACTTCTTTCAGGACATGAGGCCAAGATAAGCGAATGGAGATTTGAAGCGTCGGTTCGTCGAACCCGAGAAAAAAGACCTGATCTGCTGAAAGGCAGTGGCTGGGAATAG
- the rimM gene encoding ribosome maturation factor RimM (Essential for efficient processing of 16S rRNA), with amino-acid sequence MNKDQCFQLGRIAKVHGLRGEVNVVLDVDYPEDYEGLEHLFLEQKGRLVPFFLEHFVIQPGGRALAKFEDLNSLEQVEPLVGSEAYLPLTELPELEDDQYYYHELIGFEVIDEVLGLIGPVQIIYDLETQDLLGVIHKEKEVLIPIQDGIITQVDKAAKKVFCRLPEGLLDIYLED; translated from the coding sequence ATGAACAAGGATCAGTGCTTTCAATTAGGCCGTATTGCCAAAGTTCATGGACTTCGTGGTGAAGTAAATGTGGTGCTCGATGTAGATTATCCTGAGGATTACGAAGGATTGGAGCATCTCTTCCTCGAACAAAAAGGCCGATTGGTCCCCTTCTTTTTGGAACATTTTGTAATCCAACCAGGAGGCAGGGCACTCGCCAAATTTGAGGATTTGAATTCGCTAGAACAGGTAGAACCCCTCGTGGGTTCGGAGGCTTACCTTCCGCTTACTGAGCTACCCGAATTAGAGGATGATCAATATTACTACCACGAGCTGATCGGATTTGAAGTCATCGATGAGGTGCTTGGACTGATCGGCCCTGTGCAGATTATCTACGATCTAGAAACACAGGATCTCCTCGGAGTAATCCACAAGGAAAAAGAGGTGCTCATTCCGATTCAGGATGGCATCATCACCCAAGTGGACAAGGCAGCAAAGAAAGTTTTCTGCCGACTACCCGAAGGCTTACTTGACATTTATCTGGAAGATTAA
- a CDS encoding 30S ribosomal protein S16, whose protein sequence is MSVKIRLARRGRKKQAIYDVVVADARAPRDGRFIEKLGTYNPNTNPASININNERALTWLLNGAQPTDTVKAMLSYRGVLLKKHLQIGVLKGAITQEQADAKFNAWVAEKETKITGKKDQLAAAKADARQKALAAETAKNQARLDAIKAREDEAKAAAAAAEAPAAEEAATEAPAEGGEAEA, encoded by the coding sequence ATGTCAGTAAAAATCAGATTAGCACGTCGTGGCCGTAAAAAACAAGCCATCTATGACGTCGTTGTAGCTGATGCAAGAGCTCCACGTGATGGACGCTTCATCGAGAAACTCGGAACTTACAATCCGAACACAAACCCTGCTTCTATCAACATCAACAATGAGCGCGCTCTTACCTGGTTGTTGAACGGAGCTCAGCCTACCGATACGGTAAAGGCGATGCTTTCTTACCGAGGTGTATTGCTTAAGAAGCATTTGCAAATCGGTGTATTGAAAGGTGCAATTACTCAAGAGCAAGCTGATGCTAAATTCAATGCTTGGGTAGCTGAGAAAGAAACCAAAATCACTGGTAAAAAAGATCAATTGGCTGCTGCTAAGGCTGATGCTCGTCAGAAAGCTCTTGCTGCAGAAACTGCTAAAAACCAAGCTCGTCTTGATGCTATCAAGGCAAGAGAGGATGAAGCTAAAGCTGCTGCCGCTGCCGCTGAGGCACCTGCTGCTGAAGAAGCTGCTACTGAAGCTCCTGCAGAAGGCGGAGAAGCTGAAGCTTGA